A part of Terriglobus roseus genomic DNA contains:
- a CDS encoding GNAT family N-acetyltransferase: MTTTFQIETDRLLLRPLDEADRDDFAAMNADADVMTYFVSPMTREESDAAFARYTTHFQHNGFGFLAARTRSTGEFAGIIGMQVMRFAIPNLPQPAVEIGWRLNRAQQGRGFATEGARSILRSAFQEHGLPEVVAITAVSNKPSRHVMDKLGMHHDASLDFDHPNVPNGHALQRHVLYRLANPRSTTREEV, from the coding sequence GTGACCACTACCTTCCAGATTGAAACTGATCGGCTGCTACTCCGCCCATTGGACGAAGCCGACCGCGATGATTTCGCCGCCATGAACGCCGATGCCGACGTGATGACCTACTTCGTTTCACCGATGACACGCGAAGAGAGCGACGCAGCGTTCGCACGCTACACCACTCACTTTCAGCACAACGGATTTGGCTTCCTTGCCGCGCGGACACGTTCCACCGGCGAATTCGCAGGGATCATCGGTATGCAGGTGATGCGCTTTGCCATTCCGAATCTCCCCCAGCCTGCGGTTGAAATCGGATGGCGCCTGAATCGCGCGCAGCAAGGTCGTGGCTTCGCCACTGAGGGAGCACGCTCCATCCTACGCTCGGCATTTCAGGAACATGGTCTCCCTGAAGTCGTCGCGATCACCGCTGTAAGCAACAAACCATCGCGTCACGTTATGGACAAGCTTGGCATGCATCATGACGCATCACTGGACTTCGATCATCCCAACGTGCCAAACGGTCACGCACTTCAGCGGCACGTTCTTTACCGTCTAGCTAATCCGCGCAGCACAACCCGAGAAGAGGTTTAA
- a CDS encoding DHA2 family efflux MFS transporter permease subunit: protein MNSEAVAVPSQPNVKRPAVNPWVVALTVTLATFMELLDTSIANVSLPHIAGGLGRSFDEVTWVLTTYLVANAVVLPMSAWLSRVFGRKNYYMACVALFTITSLLCGIAPTLPFMLMARILQGVGGGGLAPVEQAILVDTFPPAKRASAFALYTVAIVTAPAIGPVLGGWITDNYDWRWVFLINIPIGILSLFLTNRFVHDPESFAAERATVYKPNGRLKVDGVGIALIGLGSAALEVLLDRGQIEDWFGSPFIVWIAIAAVTCLGSAVIWELRQADPVIDFRLLKVRNFAIACAFYFLFGVGLFASTTLIPQILQSLYGYRAIDAGLVLGPGAFVITVLAPVGAQLVQRRIIHPRVLLFGAVTVVGISFLHYSSFTLQTDYAHYAWARALQGLGYAFFFVPLTMLAYSELRPDQNNRASSLTNFFRNWGGSFGIAFATALAERREDLHQSNVGSWLNGSSAALQNAVQQTTAYLQTHGFSHADAVSAAYARIYGQLQAQSELLAFMDCFFLIGVMTLAAVPLLFLVRNFRVGGGGGGAH from the coding sequence ATGAATTCTGAAGCTGTGGCCGTTCCTTCACAGCCTAATGTAAAGCGGCCAGCCGTAAACCCATGGGTGGTGGCATTGACGGTCACCCTGGCGACCTTTATGGAGCTTCTGGATACATCGATTGCGAATGTGTCATTGCCGCACATTGCAGGCGGCCTGGGGCGCAGCTTCGACGAAGTCACTTGGGTGTTGACCACCTATCTGGTGGCGAATGCCGTGGTTCTTCCCATGTCGGCATGGCTCAGCCGCGTCTTTGGCCGCAAGAACTATTACATGGCGTGTGTAGCGCTGTTCACCATTACGTCTTTGTTGTGTGGAATTGCTCCCACTCTGCCGTTCATGCTGATGGCGCGTATTTTGCAGGGTGTGGGAGGTGGAGGACTGGCTCCAGTGGAACAAGCCATTCTGGTAGACACCTTTCCACCAGCGAAGCGTGCATCTGCCTTCGCACTTTACACAGTGGCTATCGTGACTGCGCCTGCCATTGGCCCCGTTTTGGGTGGATGGATCACAGACAACTATGACTGGCGCTGGGTCTTTCTCATCAACATCCCCATCGGAATTCTTTCGCTTTTTCTCACCAACCGCTTTGTACATGATCCGGAGAGCTTCGCTGCAGAACGCGCAACGGTGTATAAGCCGAATGGCCGCCTCAAGGTGGATGGCGTGGGTATCGCTCTCATCGGGCTTGGATCGGCTGCGCTGGAGGTGCTGTTAGACCGAGGCCAGATTGAAGACTGGTTCGGCTCACCGTTCATTGTGTGGATCGCCATCGCTGCAGTCACCTGTCTCGGGTCTGCAGTGATATGGGAGTTGCGACAGGCGGACCCTGTCATCGACTTTCGCCTACTGAAGGTGCGCAATTTTGCCATCGCATGCGCGTTTTATTTCCTGTTCGGTGTCGGCTTGTTTGCATCCACCACACTGATACCGCAGATACTGCAATCGCTTTATGGCTATCGTGCGATTGATGCAGGGCTTGTTCTGGGACCGGGCGCGTTTGTGATTACCGTTCTCGCTCCAGTGGGAGCGCAGCTTGTGCAGCGGCGCATCATTCATCCACGGGTACTCCTGTTCGGTGCGGTCACTGTCGTTGGCATATCGTTCCTTCACTACAGCAGCTTCACTCTGCAAACGGATTACGCGCATTACGCCTGGGCGCGTGCATTGCAGGGGCTGGGATATGCCTTCTTCTTTGTGCCTTTGACCATGTTGGCTTATTCGGAGTTGCGGCCTGATCAAAATAATCGCGCTTCCAGCCTGACCAATTTCTTTCGTAACTGGGGCGGCTCCTTCGGAATCGCCTTTGCAACGGCACTTGCAGAAAGGCGCGAAGATCTTCACCAAAGCAATGTGGGTTCCTGGCTGAATGGATCTTCTGCTGCGTTGCAGAACGCCGTGCAACAAACGACGGCCTACTTACAGACGCACGGATTCTCACATGCCGATGCGGTGTCCGCAGCGTATGCGCGTATCTATGGACAGCTACAAGCGCAGAGTGAGTTGTTGGCCTTTATGGATTGCTTCTTCCTGATCGGTGTCATGACTCTCGCTGCTGTACCGCTTCTGTTCCTGGTGCGTAACTTCCGCGTGGGTGGTGGCGGAGGCGGCGCGCACTAA
- a CDS encoding transposase, with protein sequence MQIIDHVLLHVIFSTQRQKPVLKDDALRAAVHAAIRDKLSHSENICLAVGGTADHVHVALFLSRKMAVHKLVDHLKKVTVPVVRQSGEPNAFFKWQQSYMVFSVGLADRDALIHYVQTQEEVHRTRTFHQELLAMFAKYDVGFDERFVWK encoded by the coding sequence ATGCAGATCATTGATCATGTGTTGTTGCACGTGATCTTCAGCACGCAGCGGCAAAAGCCTGTGCTGAAGGACGATGCGCTTCGCGCCGCTGTGCATGCGGCCATTCGCGACAAGCTCAGTCATTCTGAGAACATCTGCCTTGCCGTTGGAGGAACTGCCGATCATGTTCACGTTGCACTGTTCCTTTCGCGAAAGATGGCTGTGCACAAACTTGTCGATCATCTGAAGAAAGTCACGGTGCCCGTCGTTCGTCAGAGCGGTGAACCGAACGCCTTCTTCAAATGGCAGCAAAGTTACATGGTCTTCTCGGTCGGCCTTGCAGATCGTGATGCGCTCATCCATTACGTGCAAACGCAGGAAGAGGTCCATCGGACGCGAACCTTCCACCAGGAATTGCTGGCCATGTTCGCGAAGTACGATGTTGGCTTCGACGAGCGTTTTGTGTGGAAGTGA
- a CDS encoding zinc-dependent alcohol dehydrogenase family protein — translation MTATALRLSGDFSIDALTFDDVTLPEPAPHEVLVKIHAVSLNYRDLMLVQGRYDPHVQKPRIPCSDGAGEVVAVGSAVTAFRKGDRVVAPFFLDWLDGPPTAAAPASALGGAIDGTLATHQIFPERALVAIPEKFSYAEAATFPCAATTAWHALVSTANIGPQDTVLLLGTGGVSIFGLQIAKLRGARILITSSSDDKLGRALSLGADHGINYRRHPDWDKQVRDITGKVGATHVLEVGGAGTLPLSLRSAAIGAQVSVIGVLTGLEEPLNIGQILMKTLRVQGIYVGSRAMLAESLQAFADNDIHPIIDRTFEFERAKEAFHALEKAHHFGKTVITFPA, via the coding sequence ATGACTGCTACTGCACTTCGCCTGAGTGGAGACTTCTCCATTGACGCATTGACCTTTGATGATGTGACGCTGCCCGAACCTGCGCCGCATGAAGTCCTGGTGAAGATACACGCAGTATCGCTGAACTATCGCGACCTGATGCTGGTGCAAGGCCGCTACGATCCGCATGTGCAAAAGCCGCGGATTCCCTGCTCCGATGGCGCAGGGGAAGTTGTTGCGGTTGGCTCTGCTGTCACTGCATTTCGCAAAGGCGATCGCGTGGTAGCGCCGTTCTTTCTGGACTGGCTTGACGGTCCCCCGACTGCTGCGGCGCCAGCCTCTGCATTGGGTGGCGCAATCGACGGCACACTAGCGACGCACCAGATTTTTCCAGAACGTGCGCTTGTCGCGATTCCCGAGAAGTTCAGCTATGCAGAAGCTGCCACCTTCCCATGCGCCGCAACCACCGCATGGCACGCGCTGGTGAGTACGGCAAACATTGGCCCGCAAGATACGGTTCTGTTGCTAGGCACAGGCGGCGTCAGCATCTTTGGTCTTCAAATTGCGAAGTTGCGCGGTGCACGCATCCTTATCACCAGTAGCTCTGACGACAAGCTGGGACGTGCCTTGTCACTTGGCGCAGACCATGGGATCAACTACCGTCGTCATCCTGATTGGGACAAACAGGTGCGTGACATCACGGGTAAGGTTGGCGCAACGCATGTACTCGAAGTGGGAGGCGCAGGTACGCTGCCGCTATCGCTACGTTCCGCAGCCATCGGTGCGCAAGTGAGTGTTATCGGCGTTCTCACAGGCCTCGAAGAGCCGTTGAACATCGGGCAGATCCTGATGAAGACACTGCGTGTCCAGGGCATTTATGTCGGATCGCGAGCAATGCTGGCGGAATCGCTGCAGGCATTTGCAGACAACGATATCCACCCCATCATTGATCGCACGTTTGAATTTGAACGTGCTAAAGAAGCATTTCACGCACTTGAGAAAGCCCATCACTTTGGCAAAACTGTGATCACCTTCCCGGCTTAG
- a CDS encoding GntR family transcriptional regulator, whose amino-acid sequence MTPFRVRLQPGQPIHEQVVYAATRAIVAGQLRPGDLFPSVRALSRDLSINPNTAHKVISQLIADGLLQAVPGIGTVVAEPPRATASQRTELLGKQMEELVVEAKRLSIPLEDVTAALEKHWNRLFPGDPE is encoded by the coding sequence GTGACACCATTTCGCGTACGCCTGCAACCCGGCCAGCCCATCCATGAGCAAGTGGTCTACGCCGCAACGCGAGCGATTGTGGCGGGACAGCTTCGTCCGGGCGACCTCTTCCCTTCTGTCCGCGCTCTCTCGCGCGATCTTTCAATCAATCCCAACACCGCTCACAAGGTCATCAGCCAGTTGATTGCCGATGGCTTGCTGCAGGCCGTGCCGGGTATCGGCACGGTCGTCGCTGAGCCTCCCCGTGCCACAGCCTCACAACGAACCGAACTGCTAGGCAAGCAGATGGAAGAGCTTGTGGTGGAAGCCAAGCGTCTCTCCATCCCGCTGGAAGATGTAACAGCCGCACTCGAAAAGCACTGGAACCGACTCTTTCCCGGAGATCCCGAATGA
- a CDS encoding TetR/AcrR family transcriptional regulator: MTKGEETRQRIVELAAPLFNQRGYAGCSVADIMEATGLEKGGIYRYFDSKEELAAEAFKFSVAKIRKLRTDDLDNIPGAVEKLRYVMDRFVSEPSPLKGGCPLMNTAIDADDGNAALRDLVQQAFADWRRRITTIVRQGIRDGEISKSCDPMELADTLIASLEGALMLTRLDGNKRALKHVRHSMDLLLSAYTG; this comes from the coding sequence ATGACAAAGGGTGAGGAGACACGCCAACGAATTGTGGAACTGGCAGCGCCTTTGTTCAATCAACGAGGCTATGCTGGCTGCTCCGTTGCGGACATCATGGAGGCAACGGGGTTGGAAAAAGGCGGCATCTACCGGTACTTCGATTCAAAAGAAGAGCTTGCCGCAGAGGCATTCAAGTTTTCCGTTGCAAAAATCCGAAAGCTGCGCACCGATGATCTTGACAACATTCCAGGAGCAGTGGAAAAACTGCGATACGTCATGGATCGATTCGTGAGTGAACCATCGCCTTTGAAAGGCGGGTGTCCATTGATGAACACCGCCATTGATGCGGACGATGGCAATGCTGCTCTGCGCGACCTTGTACAGCAGGCATTTGCAGATTGGCGACGTCGCATCACCACCATCGTTAGACAGGGCATCCGCGATGGTGAAATCAGCAAATCGTGTGATCCCATGGAACTTGCCGACACTCTCATCGCTTCACTGGAGGGCGCCCTTATGCTCACGCGGCTGGATGGCAATAAGCGTGCCCTGAAGCATGTGCGTCACTCAATGGACCTACTACTGTCCGCCTATACGGGCTGA
- a CDS encoding NAD(P)-dependent oxidoreductase has protein sequence MKVVLYGATGKSGKVILKELVDRGHTVVAVARNPQSVDKLANVSVVQDDLTNVAKTAQILKDANADAVVSALGPPLDNTDALLPISANLVEAIKQNSGPRLVVVGGAGGLFVAPGVTLRDSGYLPESYLPIVDTHIKLYNSLKNSTGITWTYFAPAGFFEPGERTGKFRLDTDNLVADAQGNSRISFEDYAIALVNELEAPKHLNQRFTIGY, from the coding sequence ATGAAGGTTGTTCTTTACGGTGCTACTGGAAAATCCGGCAAGGTGATTTTGAAAGAGTTGGTGGATCGCGGTCATACAGTTGTTGCTGTTGCGCGCAATCCGCAGAGTGTAGACAAACTGGCGAACGTCAGCGTGGTGCAGGATGACCTGACGAACGTTGCCAAAACCGCACAGATTCTGAAGGATGCGAATGCGGACGCTGTCGTTTCCGCACTTGGCCCGCCGCTGGATAACACGGATGCCCTGCTGCCCATCTCAGCCAATCTGGTGGAAGCAATCAAACAGAACAGCGGACCGCGTCTGGTAGTGGTTGGCGGCGCTGGCGGGTTGTTCGTGGCTCCTGGCGTGACGCTGCGTGACAGCGGCTACCTGCCTGAGTCCTATCTACCGATCGTGGATACACACATCAAGCTGTACAACAGCCTGAAGAACTCCACGGGCATCACGTGGACATACTTTGCACCCGCAGGCTTCTTTGAACCGGGTGAGCGCACCGGCAAGTTCCGTCTGGACACGGACAATCTTGTGGCAGACGCGCAGGGCAACAGCCGCATTTCGTTTGAAGACTATGCCATTGCATTGGTGAATGAGCTGGAAGCACCGAAGCATCTGAACCAGCGCTTCACTATCGGCTACTAA
- the ilvN gene encoding acetolactate synthase small subunit produces MLHTFIAHVDNRPGVLTRVASLFRRLNINIVSLTVGETEREDVSRMTIVCDAPENAAFRVKASLYKLEITRDVDEVGRSEAVIRELCLVKVAAGPNAPHGVHSRTQIFELAQVFRARIVDLAPESVMLEMTGSASKIEGLIQVLRESAYEILEVSRTGRMAMRRGHHSGKVMKALGSKAHQTVFQINEPGELDPMDALPNQFAEHDV; encoded by the coding sequence ATGCTTCACACCTTCATCGCACACGTTGATAACCGGCCCGGCGTCCTCACGCGCGTGGCTTCCCTATTTCGTCGCCTGAACATCAATATTGTTTCGCTTACCGTAGGCGAGACAGAGCGTGAAGATGTTTCGCGCATGACCATCGTCTGCGACGCTCCTGAAAATGCTGCATTCCGCGTCAAGGCATCGCTGTACAAGTTGGAGATTACGCGCGATGTGGATGAAGTAGGCCGCAGCGAAGCTGTCATCCGCGAGCTTTGCCTGGTCAAGGTTGCCGCCGGTCCCAACGCGCCGCACGGCGTACACTCACGCACGCAGATCTTCGAACTGGCACAGGTCTTCCGCGCACGCATTGTCGATCTTGCTCCTGAAAGCGTCATGCTGGAGATGACTGGCAGCGCCAGCAAGATTGAAGGCCTGATCCAGGTGTTGCGTGAGAGCGCGTACGAAATTCTTGAGGTCAGCCGTACCGGTCGCATGGCTATGCGTCGCGGACATCACAGTGGCAAGGTAATGAAGGCGCTTGGCAGCAAGGCGCACCAGACTGTTTTTCAGATCAATGAACCAGGCGAGTTGGATCCCATGGATGCACTGCCAAATCAATTTGCGGAACACGATGTGTAA
- the ilvC gene encoding ketol-acid reductoisomerase encodes MAKTYYDQDADLSLIQAKKVAIIGYGSQGHAHALNLKDSGVDVKIGLRASSKGAEKAKSAGLEVLAVADAAKWADVIMVLVPDQTAAAVYKEIEPGLTAGKTLMFAHGFNIRFRTITPPADVDVSLVAPKSPGHRVREVFTEGGGVPGLVAVEQDASGNALALALSYAKGIGCTRAGVLQTTFTEETETDLFGEQAVLCGGTAALVKAGFETLVEAGYQPELAYFEVLHELKLIVDLMYRGGLEYMRYSISDTAEWGDYVTGPRIVTPDVKKAMKSVLDDIQSGAFAERFIADQNSGRKEFEAFRAQDRNHPIEKVGAELRKSMPFLDPVKVENGTVVKA; translated from the coding sequence ATGGCAAAGACTTACTACGATCAGGACGCAGACCTTTCCCTTATCCAGGCGAAGAAGGTCGCCATCATTGGTTATGGCTCGCAGGGCCACGCACACGCGCTGAACCTCAAGGACAGCGGCGTAGATGTAAAGATTGGTCTTCGTGCTAGCTCCAAGGGCGCGGAAAAGGCAAAGTCTGCTGGGCTGGAAGTGCTCGCCGTCGCCGACGCAGCAAAGTGGGCTGACGTGATCATGGTTCTGGTTCCGGATCAGACCGCAGCCGCCGTATACAAGGAAATCGAGCCGGGCCTTACCGCAGGCAAGACGCTGATGTTTGCGCACGGATTCAACATCCGTTTCCGCACCATCACTCCTCCCGCAGATGTTGACGTTTCGCTGGTCGCGCCGAAGTCGCCGGGCCATCGCGTACGCGAAGTGTTTACCGAAGGTGGTGGTGTTCCGGGTCTCGTAGCAGTTGAGCAGGATGCCAGCGGCAATGCGCTTGCACTCGCCCTGTCGTATGCCAAGGGCATTGGTTGCACCCGTGCAGGCGTTCTGCAGACCACGTTCACGGAAGAGACCGAAACCGATCTCTTCGGCGAGCAGGCTGTTCTTTGCGGCGGTACTGCTGCACTCGTAAAGGCTGGCTTTGAGACGCTGGTGGAAGCTGGCTATCAGCCGGAATTGGCTTACTTCGAAGTGCTGCACGAGCTGAAGCTCATTGTCGATCTGATGTACCGCGGCGGCCTGGAGTACATGCGTTACTCCATCTCCGATACAGCAGAGTGGGGCGACTACGTAACCGGACCGCGCATTGTCACACCGGACGTAAAGAAGGCCATGAAGTCCGTGCTGGATGACATCCAGTCCGGTGCATTCGCAGAACGCTTCATTGCGGACCAGAACAGCGGTCGTAAGGAGTTCGAAGCGTTCCGTGCACAGGACCGCAATCACCCCATCGAGAAGGTCGGTGCAGAGCTCCGCAAGAGCATGCCCTTCCTGGATCCGGTGAAGGTGGAAAACGGCACAGTCGTAAAGGCTTAA
- a CDS encoding sensor histidine kinase, protein MATAAVANPANGALSGDDLIFAQLAPEEPTSIPDRVAALRRVKALDTLSHDDLVWLAEHGTERKAHDGTLIFHGGAPVHHMTILLQGEVHVRRASGPVAFFIGRSGAVTGKLPFSRMKSYGGDGYAAGEVWTLDFEESSFPEMLHAVPGLTQIIVSTLLDRTREVTRMEQQAEKLNALGKLAANLSHELNNPASAARSAANNLWTELRNYGYQKFRLGALCIGGDTKVAYNEWIASMQHLMQPDGRPHRSDAVDVAAREDVLLRWMEAHQVEDAWRIAPVLAETIVETSHLDSLASVLQGEALTVALASFASGMNAERMTDAVIDSTRRIFELITAIRGYSYMDQAPIQEIDLREALDNTLAMLNSRLGSVEVDRSYGDEVPQILAYGGELNQVWTALIENALDAMGQCEDSYSPKLTLRTSLSGSTVLVEVCDNGPGIPQEIGSRIFEPFFTTKGIGQALGLGLDTANRVVTKHKGQLSVLHSKPGDTCIQVRLPIEQTGAY, encoded by the coding sequence ATGGCAACCGCCGCAGTCGCCAATCCGGCAAACGGTGCCCTCTCAGGGGACGACCTGATTTTCGCGCAGCTTGCACCGGAAGAGCCCACCAGCATTCCAGATCGTGTCGCAGCACTCCGTCGTGTAAAGGCTCTGGATACTCTCAGCCACGACGATCTTGTATGGCTTGCCGAACACGGCACCGAACGCAAAGCTCATGATGGCACGCTCATCTTCCACGGTGGCGCTCCGGTCCATCACATGACCATCCTTCTGCAGGGCGAGGTGCACGTGCGCCGCGCTAGCGGACCTGTTGCCTTCTTCATTGGCCGTAGTGGTGCGGTTACCGGCAAGCTTCCGTTCAGCCGTATGAAGAGCTACGGTGGCGACGGTTATGCCGCAGGCGAAGTCTGGACGCTGGATTTTGAAGAGAGCTCTTTCCCGGAGATGCTTCATGCTGTACCCGGACTCACACAGATCATCGTCTCCACATTGCTGGATCGCACACGCGAAGTCACACGCATGGAACAGCAGGCCGAGAAGCTGAACGCGCTCGGCAAGCTGGCTGCGAATCTATCGCATGAATTAAACAATCCAGCTTCCGCGGCTCGTTCTGCTGCAAACAATCTGTGGACGGAGCTGCGCAACTACGGCTATCAGAAGTTCCGGCTAGGCGCACTTTGTATCGGCGGCGACACGAAGGTTGCATACAACGAATGGATCGCCTCCATGCAGCATCTTATGCAGCCGGATGGCAGACCCCACCGCTCAGACGCTGTAGATGTTGCTGCGCGAGAAGATGTTTTGCTTCGCTGGATGGAAGCACATCAGGTAGAGGACGCGTGGCGCATCGCGCCGGTGCTTGCGGAAACAATCGTTGAAACCTCGCATCTGGATTCCCTTGCCAGCGTGCTTCAGGGTGAAGCTCTCACGGTTGCTCTCGCTTCGTTCGCCTCTGGTATGAACGCCGAGCGTATGACCGACGCAGTGATTGATTCCACACGCCGTATCTTCGAGTTGATTACTGCCATTCGCGGTTACTCCTACATGGATCAGGCTCCCATCCAGGAGATTGATCTGCGCGAAGCGCTGGATAACACGCTGGCCATGCTCAACTCGCGTCTGGGTTCCGTGGAAGTGGATCGCAGCTACGGCGACGAGGTTCCGCAGATCCTGGCTTATGGCGGCGAATTGAATCAGGTGTGGACTGCACTGATTGAAAACGCACTGGACGCCATGGGGCAGTGTGAAGATTCCTACTCGCCCAAGCTGACTCTGCGCACATCGCTCAGCGGCAGCACAGTTCTGGTGGAAGTATGCGATAACGGGCCCGGCATTCCCCAGGAGATTGGTTCACGCATCTTCGAACCCTTCTTCACGACCAAGGGCATCGGACAGGCTCTTGGACTGGGACTGGATACGGCAAACCGTGTCGTAACCAAGCACAAGGGACAACTCAGCGTGCTGCATAGTAAGCCAGGCGATACCTGCATCCAGGTACGTTTGCCCATTGAGCAAACCGGCGCATATTAA
- a CDS encoding ABC transporter ATP-binding protein: MTSDAVIQTHQLTMRFGKHTALAPLDLTIPRGSVYALAGHNGAGKTTLLKLLLNVLHPTAGSVTLLGTDSTKLSSEMFTRVGYVAEGQEMPEWMTVREFMDYLCPFYSTWEEGSLLRDLDLPEDRHIRDLSRGMRMKLALASVLAFRPELILMDEPFSGLDPLVRDELTRTLIDRLATEDGTPPTVLISTHDLAEIEPFATHAAMLHNGHLMFAEPLDMLLDRFREITVTLTEAASVARAFPKDWLCPESSGAVVRFVHANGSSESLPQEIRSALPSIQTIESTSIGLREIFLAVTRTQRSAA, encoded by the coding sequence ATGACATCGGACGCCGTTATTCAGACGCACCAACTCACCATGCGCTTTGGCAAACACACCGCGCTTGCGCCACTGGATCTAACCATTCCACGAGGATCGGTGTATGCGCTGGCAGGCCACAACGGCGCGGGTAAAACCACACTGCTGAAGTTGCTGCTGAACGTACTTCATCCCACAGCGGGTTCCGTGACACTGCTTGGAACGGATTCCACGAAACTCAGCAGCGAGATGTTCACCCGTGTGGGCTATGTCGCGGAGGGGCAGGAGATGCCCGAGTGGATGACCGTGCGCGAGTTCATGGACTATCTCTGCCCGTTCTATTCAACCTGGGAAGAAGGCTCGCTTCTTCGCGACCTTGATCTGCCGGAAGATCGGCACATACGCGACCTCTCACGAGGCATGCGCATGAAACTGGCGTTGGCCAGCGTGCTTGCGTTTCGTCCAGAACTCATTCTCATGGATGAACCCTTCTCCGGACTTGATCCGCTGGTGCGCGATGAGCTGACACGCACACTCATCGATCGCCTCGCTACGGAAGATGGCACACCGCCAACTGTACTTATCTCCACACATGACCTTGCAGAGATTGAGCCCTTTGCAACGCATGCAGCCATGTTGCACAACGGTCACCTGATGTTTGCGGAGCCTCTGGATATGTTGCTGGATCGCTTCCGCGAGATCACGGTAACCCTCACCGAGGCAGCATCTGTAGCGCGTGCATTCCCGAAGGATTGGTTATGTCCTGAAAGCTCTGGCGCAGTCGTGCGATTCGTTCATGCCAATGGAAGTTCTGAGTCACTACCGCAAGAGATTCGCAGCGCATTGCCTTCCATACAGACGATTGAATCCACATCGATCGGACTGCGCGAGATATTTCTGGCTGTAACCCGCACACAACGGAGCGCCGCATGA
- a CDS encoding alpha/beta hydrolase gives MRLARWVCAVSLFAFVPCASFGQQHTLPLWPNGNPEPSTLTGPETDPTTDANRIVSGKLTVRITNVSKPTLSVYLPPKEKNTGAAALVLPGGAYIRLAWNLEGTEVCDWLNSIGMTCLLVKYRVPETGHYPDNVEDLEDAQQAMRIARAHAAEWGIDPQRIGAIGFSAGAHLAAALSTHSDFKGKNVPSSTADAKPNWQMLLYPGWLNGADGKVNPTVKPVSDTPPTFLVMAEDDYTAHVENALVYFQALKDVKVPAELHLFTQGGHGFGLRPTQLPISRWPTLAEAWLHTIHILGTPGPVPHP, from the coding sequence ATGCGTCTTGCACGTTGGGTTTGCGCTGTTTCGCTGTTTGCGTTTGTACCATGCGCGTCATTTGGCCAACAGCACACGCTGCCGCTCTGGCCCAATGGCAATCCTGAACCTTCGACGCTCACTGGCCCTGAGACTGATCCAACCACCGACGCAAACCGCATTGTCTCTGGCAAGTTGACCGTCCGCATCACCAACGTGAGTAAGCCGACGCTCTCCGTTTACCTGCCGCCGAAAGAGAAGAACACAGGAGCCGCAGCGTTGGTACTTCCAGGCGGAGCCTACATACGGCTGGCATGGAATCTGGAAGGAACTGAGGTATGTGACTGGCTCAATTCCATCGGCATGACGTGCCTGCTTGTGAAGTATCGTGTGCCAGAAACTGGTCATTATCCGGACAATGTGGAAGATCTGGAAGACGCGCAACAAGCCATGCGCATTGCGCGTGCTCATGCTGCAGAATGGGGCATTGATCCGCAACGCATTGGTGCGATTGGATTCTCTGCCGGAGCGCATCTTGCAGCGGCGCTCAGTACGCATTCGGATTTTAAAGGTAAGAATGTTCCATCCTCAACCGCAGACGCCAAACCAAATTGGCAGATGCTGCTCTATCCGGGTTGGTTAAACGGCGCGGATGGCAAGGTGAACCCCACAGTAAAACCCGTGAGCGACACTCCTCCAACGTTTCTAGTGATGGCCGAGGATGACTATACGGCACACGTCGAAAACGCGCTGGTGTATTTCCAGGCACTCAAAGACGTGAAGGTGCCAGCAGAACTACATCTGTTTACACAAGGCGGGCATGGCTTTGGCCTCCGTCCGACGCAACTCCCCATCTCGCGGTGGCCCACACTAGCGGAAGCTTGGCTGCACACCATTCATATCCTCGGGACGCCCGGGCCCGTTCCTCACCCATAA